The following coding sequences are from one Sciurus carolinensis chromosome 11, mSciCar1.2, whole genome shotgun sequence window:
- the LOC124960003 gene encoding olfactory receptor 2AG1-like, with protein MELWNSSTWGSSFILVGILNDSGAPELLCATITVLYMLALASNGLLLLVITTDVRLHVPMYLLLGQLSLMDLLFTSVVTPKALMDYLRRENSISFGGCALQMFLALTLGGAEDLLLAFMAYDRYVAICHPLNYMIFMSPRVCWLMVATSWILASLSALGYTVYTMHYPYCKAQIKHLLCEIPPLLKLTCTDTSRYELMVYVMGVTFLIPPLAAILASYTLILFTVLHMPSKEGRKKALVTCSSHLTVVGMFYGAATFMYVLPSSFHSPKQDNIISVFYTIVTPALNPLIYSLRNKEVMGALRRVFGKHSLTTHSAF; from the coding sequence ATGGAGCTCTGGAACTCCTCTACCTGGGGAAGCAGCTTCATCTTGGTGGGCATTCTGAATGACAGCGGGGCTCCTGAACTGCTCTGTGCCACGATCACTGTCCTGTACATGTTGGCCCTGGCAAGCAATGGACTGCTGCTCCTGGTCATCACAACAGATGTCCGGCTCCACGTACCCATGTACCTCCTGCTGGGGCAGCTCTCTCTCATGGACCTCCTGTTCACATCCGTTGTCACCCCCAAAGCCCTCATGGATTATCTGCGCAGAGAAAACAGCATCTCCTTTGGGGGTTGTGCCCTCCAGATGTTCCTAGCTCTGACGCTGGGTGGTGCAGAGGACCTCCTACTGGCCTTCATGGCTTATGACAggtatgtggccatttgtcatcCTCTGAACTACATGATCTTCATGAGCCCAAGGGTCTGCTGGCTCATGGTGGCCACATCCTGGATCCTGGCCTCCCTAAGTGCCCTAGGATATACTGTGTATACAATGCACTATCCCTACTGCAAAGCACAGATCAAGCATCTTCTCTGTGAGATCCCACCCTTGCTGAAGTTGACCTGTACAGATACCTCCAGATATGAGCTTATGGTTTATGTAATGGGCGTAACCTTCCTGATTCCCCCTCTTGCTGCCATCCTGGCTTCCTATACACTAATTCTCTTCACTGTTCTCCACATGCCctcaaaagagggaaggaagaaagccCTTGTCACGTGCTCTTCCCATCTGACTGTGGTTGGGATGTTCTATGGGGCTGCCACATTCATGTATGTCCTGCCCAGTTCCTTCCACAGTCCCAAGCAAGACAACATCATCTCTGTTTTCTACACAATTGTCACTCCAGCACTGAACCCCCTCATCTATAGCCTGAGGAATAAGGAGGTCATGGGGGCCTTGAGGAGGGTCTTTGGAAAACACTCATTGACAACACATTCAGCCTTCTAG